The DNA sequence CCTGCCCGGTTGGGCCTTCTCCGAGGGGTCGCTGACCTACACCGCGGTGTGTGAGACCCCGCAGGCCGCGATCAACCTGGTCGCCGCGATCGGGCAGGCCGCCAACTCCCAGGACCACCACCCGGACCTGCTGTGGAGCTACGACGAGGTGACCCTGGACCTGCGCAGTCACGACGTCGACGGGGTGACCCGGCGGGACCTGAAGCTGGCCCGGTCCGTTTCGGCGCTGTCCGGGGAGTTCGACGCCACCCCGCTGGGCATGGACTGACGCGCTGGCTGGACATGGACTGACGAGCACGCGCGGGCATTGCCTGGACCGCCGGCTTTGAGTCACTGCGTCAGGCGTGTGCCGCAGTTCTCCTGGGACAACGCTGCACGCGGTGACCTCACGTGGAAGGAGGGGGCGGGGTGAGAGCGCTGAATGAGCGGTTCGAGCGAGTCACCACGCGAATGATGAGGCCGCCCCTGCGAGATCGAGGAGCGGTTGCGGGGCGATCCCCAGAGCGAGCGTGAGCACCGCGGCGATCCCGACCACGGCCAGGGTCACCGGTCGGCGGGCGAACGCCACCCCCGAGCCGCCAGACCCCGGGTCCGACCCCGAGCCCCCCGAGCTCGCGGATCCGGCCTCGCGGAAGAACATCACCACGATCACGCGCACGTAGAACGAGGCCGCGATCGCGCTGGTGAGCACACCGATCACCACCAGGGTCACCGCGCCCCCGGCCACGGCCGCCGAGAAGACCGCGAACTTGGCGATGAACCCGCTGGTCAGAGGAATCCCGGCCAGTGCGAGCAGCAGCACCGCGAACGCGCCCGCCACCAGTGGCTGGCGCCGACCCAGTCCGGCCCAGGCCCGGAGATCGCCGATCTCGGCGCCGTCGGCGTCCCGGACCAGCCCGGCCGCGGCGAACACGCCCACGGTGCTGACGGCGTACGCAGCGAGGTAGAAGAGCATCGCGGACGTCCCGGTGGACTGGACCGCGATCACCCCGGTGAGCAGGAACCCGGCGTGGGCGATGGAGGAGTACGCCAGGAGCCGCGTGACGTCGTTCTGCGCGACCCCCACGACAGTTCCCACGATCATCGTCAGCGCCGCGATCACCCACAGCACCGGCGCCCAGTCCGCCTCGAGGCCGGGCACCGCGGTGTGGAAGAACCGGAGGATCGCGCCGAACGCGGCGACCTTGGTGCCGGCGGCCATGAACGCGGTGATCGCGGTGGGCGCGCCCTGGTAGACGTCGGGGGTCCAGGTGTGGAACGGCACGGCGCCGACCTTGAACAGCAGGCCCACCGACATCATGGCCACGCCGATCAGGGCCAGGGCGCCGCCCCCGTCGGCCTCGACCGCCTCGGCGATCCCGCGGAAGTCCACGGTCCCGGCGGCGCCGTACACCAGCGCGACGCCGTAGACGAAGAACGCCGAGGAGAACGCACCCAGGAGGAAGTACTTGACCGCCGCCTCCTGCGAGAGCAGGCGTCGCCGCCGGGCCATCCCGCACAGGACGTACAGGGGCAGCGAGAGCACCTCCAGCGCGATGAACAGGGTGATCAGGTCGTTCGCCGCCGGGAACAGCATGAGGCCGCCCGTGGCGAACAGCGTGAGGGGGAAGATCTCGGTCTGGGTGAATCCCGCGCGCTCGGCGTCGCGTTCTCCCGAACCGCCGGGGGCCACGGCGGCCTGGGGCGCGAAGCCCGCGAGGACCTTCTTGCGGGAGGCCGAGGGGATGACGGTGCGCTCGCCGATCAACAGTCCGGCGGCGACGGCCACGACCACCGTGACGCCCTGCAGGAACAGCGCCGGCCCGTCGACCGCGACCGCGCCCTCGGCCGTGACGATCCGCGTCCCGGACAACAGGAGCACGGAGACGAGGGCGGCGGCGAGACCGCCCAGGTAGACGGCCATCTGTGTGGCATAGCGCCGCCGGGCGGGGACGAACGCCTCCACCAGCACACCGACGATCCCCGCCCCGAACACGAGGAGAAGGGGCGCGAGCGATCCGTACGCGATGTCGGGGGTCATCGGGCTCCTCCCACGAGGGCGACGGTGTGGGCGACCGCCGGTTCGATCACGTCCAACGCGGGCTGCGGGTAGAAGCCCAGCACGATCAGCGCCACCACCAGGGGGATCACCACCACGAGTTCGCGGTGACCCAGATCAGGTGTCCGCGCCAGCCCGGTCGCGGGTGGTCCCCCCATCACCCGTTGGTAGGTCCACAGGATGTAGATCGCCGCCAGGACGAAGGTGCTGGTGGCGAGCACCGCGGCCACCGGGTACGGGCCGATGGTGCCGACGAACACCAGGAACTCGCTGACGAACGGGGCCAGGCCCGGGAGTGACAGGGTGGCCAGGCCGGCGATGAGGAACGTCCCGGCGAGGAGGGGGGCCACCTGCTGCACGCCTCCGTAGTAGCCGATCTCCCGGATGCGGTGTCGGTGGACGAGGAACCCGGCCACGAGGAACAGCGCGGCCGTGGCGACGCCGTGGTTGACCATGTAGAGCGTGGACCCGGCGGCCGCCTGCTCGGTCCTCGCGAAGATCCCCAGGATGATGAACCCGAAGTGGGAGATGGAGGCGTAGGCGATCAACCGGAGCAGGTCGGTCTGGGCGATGGCCATGAGGCCGCCGTAGACGATGCTGACCACCGCGAGCGTGATGAGCACCGGCGCCGCCGTCGCGGCCGCGTCCGGGAACAGCGGCAGGCTGTAGCGCAGCATCGCGAACGTGCCGACCTTGTCCACGACGGCCATCATCAACACCGCCGATGCGGGCGTCGCGGCCACGGCCGCGCCGGGCAGCCAGGTGTGGAACGGCCACAGTGGCGCCTTGATCGCGAAGGCCAGGGTGAAGGCGGCGAACATCAGCAGCGCCACGCCGGGCGTGATCTCCAGCCGACCGTCCGCGACGGCCGCGGTGATGAGGCGGTAGTCGAACGTGCCCGCCCCGATCGATCCGGCGTCAGTCCCTATCCCGGCGCGGGCGGTGAGGACGTAGAGGCCGATCACCGCGACCAGCATCACCAGCCCGCCGAGCAGGTTGTAGATGAGGAACCGCACGGCCGCCGCAGCCCGGTCGGCCCCGGAGGAGTCGCTGCGGCCGAACCCGCCGATGAGGAAGTAGAGCGGGATGAGCATGGCCTCGAACGCGACGTAGAACAGCAGCACGTCCAGGCTGGTGAACGCCACCAGCGCCAATCCCTGCGTGGTGAGCAGCAACGCCGGGTAGGCCTGCGCGCGGCGACCGTGGGCACCGTCGTCGACATCGTGCCATCCGGCCAGCAGGAGCAGCGGCATGAGGGCGGCCGTGAGCAGGACCAACACCAGGGCGATCCCGTCGAGCCCGAGCGTGTAGGTGGCGCCGAAGGCGGGGATCCACGAGCGTGACTCGACGAACTGGTGGGTCTGGCCTGCGGGGTCGAACCCCACCGCGAGCGCGACGGCCACGGCCAGCACGCCGAGCGACGTGGCCAGGGCGAGGGGTCTCGCCGCGCGTCGCGCGCCGGAGGGGAGGGCGACGACGACGAGAGCGCCGACCAGGGGCGTGAGCCACAGCGCGGAGAGCAGACCGGGCCCGTTCACAGCACACCCCCGGCCGACATGGCGGCGATGATCAGGGCCGCACCCACGAGCATGTACAGCGCGTAGGAGCGGGTGAGTCCGGACTGCAGCAACCGGCCCCGGGCCGACAGGGCCCCTATCGCCGCCGCGATCCCGCCCGTCGCACCGCCCACGACCCTGCGGTCGACCACCGCGGTGCCCGCGACCAGGGCCTGGCCCGGCCGCATCAGGGCCCCCTCGTTGACGGCATCGGCGTAGAGGTCCCGGCGCGCGGCCCGGGTGAGTGCGGAGGCGTCCGGCGGCACCTCGAGCGGGATCTCGCCCCGGCCGTACAGCCGCACCGCGATGGCGATCCCGGCGGCCACGACCACCAGTGAGGCGGTGGTGACCAGCCAGACCGGCACGACGTGCTCGACGTGGTGTCCACCCACGACCGGGGCCAGCCAGTCCTCGAGCCGCCCGCCGATCGCGAGCAGGGCTCCGGAGGCCACGGACCCCACCGCGATGACGATCATCGGCGCCGTCATGGACACCGGTGACTCGTGGGGATGCGCGCCGTCCCGCCAGCGCCGTCGGCCGAAGAAGGTCAGGATCATCACCCGAGTCATGTAGAACGCGGTCAGACCGGCTCCGAGGAGCGCCACCGCGCCCAGCAGGTAGCCGGCCGCTCCGCCGCCACCCACGTCGAACGCCGCGGAGATGATGCCCTCCTTGGAGTAGAAGCCGGCGAACGGCGGGACGCCGATGATCGCGAGGTACCCCAGTCCGAAGGTGACGAAGGTGACCGGCATGACCGTGCGGAGGGCGCCGTACCGGCGCATGTCGACCTCGTCGTCCAACCCGTGCATGACCGATCCCGCGCCGAGGAAGAGTCCGGCCTTGAAGAAGCCGTGGGTGAGCAGGTGCATGATCGCCA is a window from the Dietzia sp. JS16-p6b genome containing:
- a CDS encoding 4a-hydroxytetrahydrobiopterin dehydratase; this encodes MSADADNARPDADDRARLTEEQIAEGLADLPGWAFSEGSLTYTAVCETPQAAINLVAAIGQAANSQDHHPDLLWSYDEVTLDLRSHDVDGVTRRDLKLARSVSALSGEFDATPLGMD
- the nuoN gene encoding NADH-quinone oxidoreductase subunit NuoN yields the protein MTPDIAYGSLAPLLLVFGAGIVGVLVEAFVPARRRYATQMAVYLGGLAAALVSVLLLSGTRIVTAEGAVAVDGPALFLQGVTVVVAVAAGLLIGERTVIPSASRKKVLAGFAPQAAVAPGGSGERDAERAGFTQTEIFPLTLFATGGLMLFPAANDLITLFIALEVLSLPLYVLCGMARRRRLLSQEAAVKYFLLGAFSSAFFVYGVALVYGAAGTVDFRGIAEAVEADGGGALALIGVAMMSVGLLFKVGAVPFHTWTPDVYQGAPTAITAFMAAGTKVAAFGAILRFFHTAVPGLEADWAPVLWVIAALTMIVGTVVGVAQNDVTRLLAYSSIAHAGFLLTGVIAVQSTGTSAMLFYLAAYAVSTVGVFAAAGLVRDADGAEIGDLRAWAGLGRRQPLVAGAFAVLLLALAGIPLTSGFIAKFAVFSAAVAGGAVTLVVIGVLTSAIAASFYVRVIVVMFFREAGSASSGGSGSDPGSGGSGVAFARRPVTLAVVGIAAVLTLALGIAPQPLLDLAGAASSFAW
- a CDS encoding NADH-quinone oxidoreductase subunit M produces the protein MNGPGLLSALWLTPLVGALVVVALPSGARRAARPLALATSLGVLAVAVALAVGFDPAGQTHQFVESRSWIPAFGATYTLGLDGIALVLVLLTAALMPLLLLAGWHDVDDGAHGRRAQAYPALLLTTQGLALVAFTSLDVLLFYVAFEAMLIPLYFLIGGFGRSDSSGADRAAAAVRFLIYNLLGGLVMLVAVIGLYVLTARAGIGTDAGSIGAGTFDYRLITAAVADGRLEITPGVALLMFAAFTLAFAIKAPLWPFHTWLPGAAVAATPASAVLMMAVVDKVGTFAMLRYSLPLFPDAAATAAPVLITLAVVSIVYGGLMAIAQTDLLRLIAYASISHFGFIILGIFARTEQAAAGSTLYMVNHGVATAALFLVAGFLVHRHRIREIGYYGGVQQVAPLLAGTFLIAGLATLSLPGLAPFVSEFLVFVGTIGPYPVAAVLATSTFVLAAIYILWTYQRVMGGPPATGLARTPDLGHRELVVVIPLVVALIVLGFYPQPALDVIEPAVAHTVALVGGAR